GTGCTGGTGGTTTAGAGTTGTTAGGAGGTTAGAGATTTGATTACTGAGTGCGGTGTCCTGTGTTATTGTTCTCATTTGTTTCACTTTACCTGTGTCtttgtaatctgtgttggagtgcaagtgtgtcagtctactgtttgtctatctgtgtggaggaggaggaggaggaggagaggagagaggagtgtgtgtggtggtggtggtggtgagggaggaggaggaggagagaggagtgtgttggtggtggtggtggtgttggtgttggtggtggtgaggaggaggagagaggagtgtgttgttGGTGTTggcggtgaggaggaggaggaggatggagcgtgagagcagtggtaggagaggagagaagaggggtgttgagagtagggggagggggagggggatggagagggggagggaggaggaggaagggggacgtaggggaatgaggagtaggagcagggacagggacagggggtagtgggagagataggcaggagggaagagatcggagggagggggaggggatggggtgaggcaggagaggatggtgggaagaggtagggctagacagggcagggcagaggggaagggagtgggaagtgcagggtcaggtgggggggggaggaaggagtggggaacctggggggtggagagagaggatagggaggagaaccctccggaagtggcaccccaaccaggcagccaggccagggtcaggcagcgtgccatcaggttcagccaggaggacaatgacATGCTGATCGAGGGGGTCCTGCGCCACTATGCGCGGCTGTTTGGAAAACCTGTCGGTGAGGCCAGCAACGGCAGCAAGGCCGAGATCTGGTCCAGCATAGCTGGCCACATACAGCGGCAGAGCGACATCCGTCGCACctgggagcaggtggcccaccgctaccgCGACATTAAGGCCCAGCTGAAGACACGGAtcgcagacaggaaccagtacctgaGGGACACAGGAGGACGGTCCCCATGCCCCATCCGGTTCACACACATGGGGCAGCAACTGATGGAgcgtctgggaccagatgtcttcgagggattgcatccccacctggatacatcccacctcgaagatggtaagttgccctctggcccccccccccccctgtgaacggtcgtaacacaatgtttagggcaggtttcagtttctgttacccatgtgctctgcagaactgtagtggcccccctcccccagtcagcaaggggcaggcagcagggtgcaaggcatgctggcaacaggtcactgtctaCGTTagggcctggcctgtgcacaggccaggccctaactgacacagtgagctgggcccagaagcctggcctgtgcacaggccaggcttctgggcccagcccccctcccccagtcagcaaggggcaggcagcagggtgcaaggcatgctggcaacaggtcactgtctaCGTTAGGGCCTGGCCTCAGGCCTCagccccaccacccatgccatgaggaatgtctcaaaggacccaactgtactgtatatgcagaatgacatgttggttTTACATTAGCTGCCCCTGTTTGACATAACAGTAATATAACAGAACagctgtgttactgatgcagtatatcctctttctccccaatctccctacagagccatctggtcccaggcagcagccctctgatgacagctgggagggcccaggcacaagcagggatccaccagggctGAGGCGGCCACCCATGGTGACCATTCTATATTGACGCCGAaacacagtggtcagaggaggaggaggaggaggttgtgCAGGCCGCAATGCCACCCCCAGGCAGCCCCTATACCCTGACCGAGGCCTttgaggagtttgagtggggccacCCCCACACCCCTCTGCGGGCAGCCATCCCGGGGAGCTCAGTGGGTACCCCACCCATCCCAGACACACCAGTGATGTCCCCAGTCAGCCCTGCACTGGGAGCTGGGCCAGCAATGGTCATGGGACATCCCCCTGGCCCGGAGGAACCGCCAGCAGCGCCACTTGTCCAACCACAGCTGGAACCAGTGTCTGATGCAACGGTGCAACAGGTGGTGCTGGAGATACGTGCCCTGAGgcgagcatggaggcagcagaggcgAGACTTCCACCTAATGACGGCAGCACTCACAAGTGTAGGGAACAGCATATCTGGATCAATAGGCACGCTCAACACCATCatgatgcagattctgcagcggcTGCCAGACGTGCAGGCCTCCTCATCGGCAACCTCAacgccccagccaagtccctcaatgtcccgaggccgcaggggccgtccaCCTAAGAAGCTGCCACCACCCAGTGGACCATCtggacgtggcaaggggccctgaggggaccaacatgcccataaatggggtatgggcaggtacacccaaccaacactgtgatgcacacccccacagaggggcagtgccgtcgagatagaagaggatgtcctgctggctgctccctacagaggggcagtgccgtcgagatggaagaggatgtcctgctggctgctccctacagaggggcagtgccgtcgagatggaagaggatgtcctgctggctgctccctacagaggggcagtgccgtcgagatggaagaggatgtcctgctggctgctccctacagaggggcagtgccgtcgagatggaagaggatgtcctgctggctgctccctacagaggggcagtgccgtcgagatggagggggaagcaccatgcaaagctcccacccacctgctcacctagctcaccgccatccgctgtgccactctgctgtctcccaccgccatccgctgtgccactctgctgtctgccaccttctgtttcaagggctgcacattctggcagtgtgctgtaggatgaccggtctgctgaaggcctgttaatgctggttgtgtggtgcaatctgtgcctcatgtctccaaacgccatgtgctgctgtgtcgtcctgggcctccccctgctgctgctgctgctgctgtgtcctcctgggcctccccctgctgctgctgctgctgctgctgctgtgtcctcctgggcctccgcctgctgctgctgctgtgtcctcctgggcctccgcctgctgctggtgctgctgctgtgtcctcctgggcctccgcctgctgctgctgctgctgtgtcctcctgggcctccgcctgctgctggtgctgctgctgtgtcctcctgggcctccgcctgctgctgctgctgctgtgtcctccgcctgctgctgctgctgtctggtcctgacccttcactgctgtagcctgaaccttcatgtgtttgcctgctgcctacatgctgaaccgctgggtaccttgtctgctggctggcctgtcaggctgtcctctttcagtgcactctttcaacatggactgcctggggcctggactttcgctctgctggctggcctgtcaggctgtcctctttcagtgcactctttcaacatggactgcctggggcctggactttcgctctgctggctggcctgtcaggctgtcctctttcagtgcactctttcaacatggactgcctggggcctggactttcactctgctggctggcctgtcaggctgtcctctttcagtgcactctttcaacatggactgcctggggcctggactttcactctgctggctggcctgtcaggctgtcctctttcagtgcactctttcaacatggactgcctggggcctggactttcactctgctggctggcctgtcaggctgtcctctttcagtgcactctttgaacatggactgcctggggcctggactttcactctgctggctggcctgtcaggctgtcctctttcagtgcactctttcaatatggactgcctggggcctggactttcactctgctggctggcctgtcaggctgtcctctttcagtgccctctttcaacatggactgcctggggcctggactttcactctgctggctggcctgtcaggctgtcctctttcagtgcactctttcaacatggactgcctggggcctggactttcactctgctggctggcctgtcaggctgtcctctttcagtgcactctttcaacatggactgcctggggcctggactttcactctgctggctggcctgtcaggctgtcctctttcagtgcactctttcaacatggactgcctggggcctggactttcactctgctggctggcctgtcaggctgtcctctttcagtgctctctttcaacatggactgcctggggcctggactttcactctgctggctggcctgtcaggctgtcctctttcagtgcactctttcaacatggactgcctggggcctggactttcactctgctggctggcctgtcaggctgtcctctttcagtgcactctttcaacatggactgcctggggcctggactttcactctgctggctggcctgtcaggctgtcctcttcagtgcactctttcaacatggactgcctggggcctggactttcactctgctggctggcctgtcaggctgtcctctttcagtgcactctttcaacatggactgcctggggcctatgcctgtctactcattgtatactgaccagcggtaatctatgtattacagtatccaaggtattggggtgccacttcctgttcctaggtaatcatgctttgccagtactgataacacccactacctgcatatgtgtaaatactgctgatggtggagtgatgtagtccggaattggatcactttggatccattagctatctagtacttgcagataatgaatacctaggaacatcaattgtatgctgttactgctcacataatacttgactataccctgctgaatgttgtcaggaataaatatcctgtttaacctgccacctattgtgtcgttgttatgttcctaatgtgctgttggtgtccccccgccacaccttgcatgctgtATCCCACATTGCAGCAATACAGAGTGTCCAAACTGTCCCCTGCCTGAGGGTCACTATTGCTACATGTGCACCTGTCTGCCACATACCTTACAGAGTAAAACATAGGGCAGTACCAGACATGTCCCTGACAGTAGAAGaggtattgttcctcagtacagggaatgcacagtaatggagtgtgctgatgtatgccagcactcctgatctgtgaggaaaagggaagaggtggGCAGCTGTGTCTTGCAATAGcactgctcatgtcatgcactgatgttggtgaggaggccagacatggatatctgaccagGGTTCAGTATGGTACCTATCTCTGCATGACCCACACCATGTAAGTAAGGCGAACTGATGCTAAGGTACTAGCCAACGTTGCTTCCTAGATAGTCTCTCACCTATGCAGGTAACTGGATTATAGCATCCagcactgctgggtgactgaccgagaggttggcatgcacgacatccatgatagtggtagcgcatgcacactcttaatttccaggcaccattggcatacaatactgtgtaggcctttccagctgtacatgctaagcatgtaccgtgtgcaatcccatatatcgttgtgcatccccaccatggcagcttggttgtgtgccaggaacgccatcctatgggcacgcttttagcattaaggttgtgggcccctgacaaGTGTGGCAGGGGAAAGGtaatgttgctatctgcatgctgtgtattacagcagttgcacagactgtcagcagccagctaagtgggctgttAGTTGTACAGAGAGGGGACAATATTAATGGAAACATGTCATACCTGTGTACAGGGTGCAAGCGGTGTAAGGCATGGTTAACAGGccttaagtgtgtttagcgggtgtccatgtgcacactgatgtggtgactgctgttgtgcagtcactgttactcacccatgtaggattttgggggtctgaaaggtgcagatatcgcaacaaggggtccccatccatagtggcacacatccctctggtgccatctcctagctgtggggtgtgcatggctcctccattacctgttccaatggtggacatggcccaccatctgatggcccacactgtgtggtccagagtcctacagtgtcttcacatatgtaaggtcactacacacacatatgccagccactcaccaaggttgactgtccttggtgatagggcatgttgattggctaaccagtacagggcagtcacaggtatcggtcagttgtgacagatattcgttagacataactgtccctcaacagtacaacaatcattcacatgctgcagaaccccagtggactttccttcctacaggtgtgcagttgcgacagttacaggtaaacaatgttgctcacacatcattctcagcagacattttacacagactgtgtgacctgtgtcaccatcatgttatgtagccacctcacacccattgtgctacaaaccctgtcgtgaagctcctgtacctgcaagccttttttgagggacatcatgtggatgggacgcccaccctcccaacgtaccaatatgggtgcatctatgtcacgcggagggacatgtaggtccatgtgtggcccttattccctatatgcctgcacacagcgcagttagcagtactggtaacaccactgtgcaccagctcctgtgcactacatacttgggaagcaaggtaaaggggtctcctacacatatggcctgtcaggcagtgcaacaggtcattcagcatgtggaaacagtaatgttctgctgataatgatgtgtgtgccacattggttagctgtcaccgtctgactgaccagcacacctgtagggagggaagtacactggggttctgcagcatgtgaatgattgttgtcctgttctaattcagtagattataatgaagatctgtatcactgggTCTCACACACTTCTGTATTCATGGCATTACTAAGGACCCTGTTGGTGcacccatggaggacacaatcctagggatgtgaatcgttttaggacgattaaaattatcgtccgataattttaatatcgtcttaaaccgttatggaacacaatacaatagagattctaacgatttatcgttataaatcattagaatcgtgagccggcacactaaaaccccctaaaacccacccccgaccctttaaattaaatcccccaccctcccgaaccccccccaaatgagttaaataacctgcgggtccagcggcggtccggaacggcagcggtccggaacgggctcctgctcctgaatcttgttgtcttcagccggcgccattttccaaaatggcgccgaaaaatggcggcggccatagacgaacacgattggacggcaggaggtccttccggacccccgctggacttttggcaagtctcgtgggggtcaggaggccccccacaagctggccaaaagttcctggaggtccagcgggggtcagggagcgatttcccgccgcgaatcgttttcgtacggaaaatggcgccggcaggagatcgactgcaggaggtcgttcagcgaggcgccggaaccctcgctgaacgacctcctgcagtcgatctcctgccggcgccattttccgtacgaaaacgattcgcggcgggaaatcgctccctgacccccgctggacctccaggaacttttggccagcttgtggggggcctcctgacccccacgagacttgccaaaagtccagcgggggtccggaaggacctcctgccgtccaatcgtgttcgtctatggccgccgccatttttcggcgccattttggaaaatggcgccggctgaagacaacaagattcaggagcaggagcccgttccggaccgctgccgttccggaccgccgctggacccgcaggttatttaactcatttgggggggttcgggagggtggggaatttaatttaaagggtcgggggtgggttttagggggttttaatgtgccggttttgcgatttttagatttcttcacgattttttcacgatattttacccccccaaacggcaacaatacgattccctccccctcccagccgaaattgatcgttaagacgatcgaggacacgattcacatccctacacaatccatgaatgatggttttccactgtatgtggacatcaggaagctgtcacctgtcgaacgcttgccatacatggtgtacggtgttgcctccatgtccatggcactgtgtggcctgtgtatgtactgaggcagaggccaagtgcaacactgaacactgtgatggtatttgtcaacacccttaggcacatcttgcttcactgacacattccacctcattaagaacaggtagccatgtcagaacatacagcatgtaccgtgcagcctgtttaatgtctgcatacccagctagtggaaaccaggaccatacaactgtggtgcagcaggtagcacaattgttaaggatgcacatttgcttggccaagtgtgaggtatttgaacactgtgaccagccatggcaggggctgatggcaccattggccctccttatatccccttgtggaagacatcgctgggtgcagccaggtcgcgtgctgccagacgggtgcaccctcataaggtacagtacctgtaggctccaggtgtacatctgcatgggatcatgcttgagggccaaagcaagagtggatggtggtgaggggggggggggggtgtcatgcagagcctaggtaccacctgtaccccgagatgccatcctggtatggggtgctgcagtgggcagcaccatcattgtcagatagtggcaacacagcaacctgtcccagtaccacaagctg
This genomic interval from Rhinatrema bivittatum chromosome 4, aRhiBiv1.1, whole genome shotgun sequence contains the following:
- the LOC115089400 gene encoding myb-related transcription factor, partner of profilin-like, encoding MLIEGVLRHYARLFGKPVGEASNGSKAEIWSSIAGHIQRQSDIRRTWEQVAHRYRDIKAQLKTRIADRNQYLRDTGGRSPCPIRFTHMGQQLMERLGPDWSEEEEEEVVQAAMPPPGSPYTLTEAFEEFEWGHPHTPLRAAIPGSSVGTPPIPDTPVMSPVSPALGAGPAMVMGHPPGPEEPPAAPLVQPQLEPVSDATVQQVVLEIRALRRAWRQQRRDFHLMTAALTSVGNSISGSIGTLNTIMMQILQRLPDVQASSSATSTPQPSPSMSRGRRGRPPKKLPPPSGPSGRGKGP